One Chthoniobacterales bacterium genomic region harbors:
- the rfbB gene encoding dTDP-glucose 4,6-dehydratase: protein MRILVTGGCGFIGSNFIRYILEHYKPASVSNVDVLTYAGNLANLDGVAEEHGERYEFFKADIANSDQMDALMTEHRFYAVINFAAESHVDRSINDPQNFIHTNVVGTSVLLDAARRHGVQRFMQVSTDEVYGSLGETGKFTEQSPLEPSSPYSASKAGADLLALACHKTFGQEVIVTRCSNNYGPYQFPEKLIPLMIINAMRDDKLPVYGDGMNVRDWIHVEDHCAGIVAALFEGKPGATYNFGGDSEMPNLDTVKAILRKLGKPETLISFVTDRLGHDRRYAIDSSFAKRELKWKPLHNFKEGLESTIDWYAANRAWWEPLLARTGRH, encoded by the coding sequence ATGCGCATTCTCGTAACCGGTGGCTGTGGATTCATCGGGAGCAACTTTATTCGGTATATTTTGGAACATTACAAGCCCGCGTCCGTGAGCAACGTCGACGTGCTCACCTATGCCGGAAATCTCGCGAACCTGGACGGAGTCGCGGAGGAACATGGCGAGCGCTACGAATTTTTCAAAGCCGATATCGCGAATTCCGACCAGATGGACGCGCTCATGACCGAGCACCGGTTTTATGCGGTGATCAACTTCGCCGCGGAATCGCATGTCGATCGCAGCATCAACGATCCCCAGAATTTCATTCATACTAACGTCGTCGGCACCAGTGTTTTACTGGACGCCGCGCGGCGCCATGGCGTCCAGCGCTTCATGCAGGTTTCGACTGACGAGGTCTATGGCTCGCTCGGGGAAACCGGGAAATTCACGGAACAATCACCGCTCGAGCCGAGCTCGCCCTATTCCGCGAGCAAAGCCGGAGCCGACCTGTTGGCGCTGGCCTGCCACAAAACATTTGGCCAGGAAGTGATCGTGACGCGCTGTTCGAACAACTACGGGCCGTATCAATTCCCGGAAAAGTTGATCCCGCTCATGATCATCAACGCCATGCGTGACGACAAACTGCCAGTGTATGGCGACGGCATGAATGTGCGCGACTGGATTCACGTGGAGGACCATTGCGCCGGAATCGTCGCGGCGCTTTTCGAAGGGAAGCCCGGGGCGACTTACAATTTCGGCGGCGACAGCGAGATGCCGAACCTCGACACGGTGAAAGCAATCCTGCGCAAGCTGGGAAAACCCGAGACTTTGATTTCGTTCGTCACCGACCGTCTCGGTCACGACCGCCGTTACGCGATCGACTCTTCCTTCGCGAAACGCGAACTGAAGTGGAAGCCGCTCCACAATTTCAAGGAAGGCCTTGAATCGACGATCGATTGGTATGCGGCGAATCGCGCCTGGTGGGAACCGCTCCTCGCACGGACCGGGAGGCATTAG
- a CDS encoding right-handed parallel beta-helix repeat-containing protein yields MLGTPLPTILSNVVILNDRSGDEAITVQAGGRAFTIGDNFTSPWVLVAGINISNGNYSTGGAVWANAFLTLRNCTFSGNHANSGGAVWNGRNMAVLNCTFTGNSASLGGAVFNQGLLEITNSTFDNNSATADGGGLYSAVGTPSVTNCTFGGNSAVRGGAFYGVGLTTANTIFQRGSAGENLSGTVTSKGHNISDDAAGGDTGTGPGGALNALGDIRNRNPQLDVLKDNGGRTWTRAIFPGSPPYNRGGDANAPATDQRNFTRSFLSDMGAFELGGAPAPSPPAVLTVTNTDDNSPGSLRQIIVSATSGATIEFAPNVTGIITLTSGELLINKDLTVHGPGASVLAVDGNNAGRVFKIYSDFSKLTVNLSGLTVRGGRIAGAAAEGAGIYSWATTLTIQDCVIAGNSLVGADATANSSSTGGYGAGVYSFGPLSLTNTVVSGNSIIGGKGHPANSAYAAGGTGYGAGIYQVDNLTMTNCRIEGNTIFGGDGADGAQSGNTGGGAFGGGIYQGFGSSCTILNSQIMGNTIQAGNGGNGDTTAYNGGDGGAASGAGLRPFAPQVTLVDSSISDNTAMAGNGGSGGTIGGTGGGGKKAQGGGLYYGSRTASISNCTFSGNFVLGGKAGPSPTGQNGGFGEEGSGGAIYRAVNTYSDASMTLVNSTISGNSATGGSSTNVGNPGRGGGIAHLWGALSTINCTIANNAAAGTGGDGNSISTSAQGGGLYVETGTVTLRNTIVAGGIASQGPDIFGSIDQSSSFNLIGDGSSLTGAIDGTNGNKIGTTVSPVDPLLAPLADNGGLTLTRSLLASSPALDAGDNSAITTPPFIGPSFADQRGAGYPRIVNTTVDIGAFELGTISSSPTPTATPTATATATPTATATPTATATATPTATATATPTATATATPTATATATPTATATATATATPTTTPTATPTATATATATATATPTATATATPTATATATPTATATAVPTATTTATPTATATATPTTTPTATPTATATATATATATAAATATPTATPTATATVTATPTATATATATATPTPARGMIGNVSTRLPVGHGDDALIEGFIVQGPQGSAKRILVRAIGPSLLPFGISDALANPVLEVHDSSGATVATNNNWKITQIGGLIPGDQFAEISGSGLAPSDDLESAIIADLTPGSYTAVVRGVGNTTGTGVLDAYDLSAASPAQLVNIATRGLVQPGDKLMIAGFIVQNGSVRAVVRAIGPSLEAFGITNALPDTTLQVRDQNGIVILENDDWMTNQKAELEATGLQPSNNLEAAVIQRIPSGQYTAQLRGKPETTGIGTVEVYFLP; encoded by the coding sequence ATGCTGGGAACCCCGTTGCCCACGATTCTTTCTAACGTCGTTATCCTGAACGATCGCAGCGGTGATGAGGCGATCACCGTTCAAGCTGGCGGCCGCGCTTTTACGATAGGCGATAATTTCACCAGTCCGTGGGTCCTTGTGGCCGGCATCAATATTAGTAATGGCAATTACTCAACAGGAGGCGCCGTCTGGGCCAATGCCTTTTTGACCCTGCGCAATTGCACGTTCTCCGGGAATCACGCCAACAGCGGCGGGGCGGTGTGGAACGGCCGGAATATGGCCGTGCTCAACTGCACCTTTACCGGCAATTCCGCGAGCCTTGGCGGCGCGGTTTTTAACCAGGGCCTGCTCGAAATCACCAATTCCACTTTCGATAACAACTCCGCGACCGCGGACGGGGGCGGCCTTTATAGCGCGGTGGGAACTCCTTCCGTGACGAACTGCACGTTCGGCGGAAACTCAGCCGTGCGCGGCGGGGCCTTTTACGGCGTCGGGTTGACCACGGCGAACACAATCTTTCAGCGCGGGAGCGCGGGAGAAAACCTAAGCGGCACCGTTACTTCGAAAGGACACAACATTAGTGATGATGCCGCCGGAGGAGACACAGGAACTGGTCCTGGGGGCGCTCTAAATGCCCTGGGCGATATCCGCAACAGAAACCCGCAACTGGACGTTTTGAAGGACAACGGCGGACGCACGTGGACGCGCGCAATTTTTCCTGGCAGCCCGCCCTACAATCGCGGGGGCGACGCGAATGCGCCGGCGACCGATCAACGGAACTTCACTCGCTCCTTTTTGAGCGACATGGGCGCTTTCGAGCTGGGCGGTGCGCCGGCTCCGTCGCCGCCTGCGGTGCTCACCGTTACCAATACCGACGACAACAGTCCGGGTTCGCTGCGGCAGATTATCGTCAGCGCGACGTCGGGGGCGACCATCGAATTTGCGCCAAATGTGACCGGGATCATCACTCTCACGAGTGGAGAACTCCTCATCAATAAAGACCTGACCGTTCACGGACCGGGTGCCTCCGTTCTTGCGGTGGATGGAAACAACGCTGGACGGGTTTTCAAAATCTACAGCGACTTCAGCAAGCTCACGGTCAATCTCTCGGGCCTGACAGTCCGTGGCGGGCGCATAGCCGGCGCGGCCGCCGAAGGGGCGGGAATTTATAGCTGGGCCACGACCTTAACGATTCAGGATTGTGTCATCGCGGGTAATTCATTGGTTGGCGCTGACGCCACGGCGAATAGCTCGAGCACCGGCGGTTATGGTGCCGGCGTTTATAGCTTTGGTCCACTGAGTTTGACCAACACGGTTGTGAGTGGCAACTCGATCATCGGCGGGAAGGGCCATCCCGCTAACTCCGCCTACGCCGCCGGTGGCACCGGATACGGCGCGGGCATTTATCAGGTCGATAATCTGACGATGACTAATTGTCGGATCGAGGGGAACACTATCTTCGGCGGCGACGGAGCGGATGGTGCTCAATCTGGTAATACCGGCGGGGGCGCGTTTGGCGGCGGTATTTATCAAGGCTTCGGGTCCAGCTGCACAATTCTAAACTCCCAAATCATGGGCAATACCATCCAGGCCGGCAATGGCGGCAACGGCGATACCACCGCTTACAATGGCGGCGACGGAGGAGCGGCGTCCGGAGCGGGTCTGCGTCCCTTTGCTCCGCAAGTAACCCTGGTCGATTCTTCGATCAGCGACAACACGGCCATGGCCGGAAATGGCGGTTCGGGTGGGACAATCGGCGGCACCGGGGGCGGCGGAAAAAAAGCTCAGGGCGGGGGTCTCTATTACGGCAGCCGAACGGCTTCAATCTCCAATTGCACGTTTAGCGGCAACTTCGTTCTGGGTGGGAAAGCGGGTCCCTCGCCGACCGGACAGAATGGCGGTTTCGGCGAAGAGGGAAGCGGCGGCGCTATCTATAGAGCGGTAAATACCTATTCCGACGCGTCCATGACGTTGGTCAATAGCACGATCAGCGGCAACTCGGCGACCGGCGGCTCCTCGACAAACGTCGGAAACCCCGGGCGCGGAGGCGGAATCGCGCACCTTTGGGGAGCGCTCAGCACGATCAACTGCACGATAGCGAATAATGCGGCCGCCGGAACTGGCGGTGACGGCAACTCAATCAGCACGTCCGCGCAAGGAGGCGGCCTTTATGTCGAGACCGGGACAGTGACTTTGCGAAACACAATCGTAGCCGGCGGAATCGCAAGCCAGGGGCCGGACATTTTTGGAAGTATTGACCAGAGTAGCAGCTTTAATTTGATCGGCGACGGTTCGAGCCTGACGGGCGCGATCGATGGAACCAACGGCAACAAGATTGGGACGACCGTTTCACCGGTTGATCCACTCCTGGCGCCGCTGGCCGACAATGGTGGCCTCACCCTGACGCGGTCGCTCCTTGCCAGCAGCCCAGCGCTTGACGCTGGAGATAATTCCGCAATTACAACTCCACCATTCATTGGGCCGTCGTTTGCCGACCAGCGAGGTGCTGGATATCCGCGTATTGTAAATACCACGGTCGACATCGGCGCGTTCGAGCTCGGTACGATTTCCTCCTCCCCAACGCCGACCGCCACGCCGACAGCAACCGCGACTGCCACTCCCACGGCAACGGCGACGCCAACTGCAACGGCGACTGCGACGCCAACTGCAACGGCGACCGCGACTCCGACTGCAACGGCGACCGCGACTCCGACGGCAACGGCGACTGCGACGCCAACTGCAACCGCGACTGCGACGGCGACAGCGACTCCGACGACAACGCCGACTGCGACGCCAACTGCAACCGCGACTGCGACGGCAACCGCGACTGCGACGCCGACGGCAACGGCGACTGCGACGCCAACTGCAACCGCGACTGCGACTCCGACGGCAACGGCAACCGCGGTTCCGACCGCAACAACTACTGCGACGCCCACAGCAACAGCGACCGCGACTCCGACGACAACGCCGACTGCGACGCCAACTGCAACCGCGACTGCGACTGCGACGGCGACGGCAACTGCGGCGGCAACTGCGACGCCGACCGCAACGCCCACGGCGACGGCGACCGTGACTGCAACTCCTACGGCAACGGCAACCGCTACAGCCACGGCAACTCCCACGCCTGCTCGGGGAATGATTGGAAATGTCTCGACGCGCTTACCAGTCGGTCACGGTGACGATGCATTGATCGAAGGCTTTATCGTTCAAGGGCCGCAGGGATCGGCAAAGAGGATCCTGGTGCGCGCGATCGGGCCTTCGCTCCTTCCGTTTGGAATCAGCGACGCGCTGGCCAATCCTGTGTTAGAGGTTCACGATTCGAGCGGCGCCACCGTGGCGACGAACAACAATTGGAAAATCACCCAGATCGGCGGCCTTATCCCGGGCGATCAATTCGCGGAGATTAGTGGGAGCGGCCTGGCGCCGAGTGATGATCTGGAATCAGCAATCATCGCGGATCTCACGCCCGGCAGTTACACAGCCGTTGTCCGCGGCGTCGGAAACACAACCGGGACTGGCGTTCTTGACGCCTACGATCTGAGCGCCGCCTCACCGGCGCAGCTCGTCAACATTGCTACTCGCGGTCTTGTGCAACCGGGGGACAAACTGATGATCGCCGGCTTTATCGTCCAAAATGGATCGGTCAGAGCGGTTGTGCGCGCGATCGGGCCTTCCCTGGAAGCGTTCGGCATCACGAACGCGCTGCCCGACACGACACTTCAGGTAAGGGATCAAAACGGCATCGTCATCCTGGAGAATGACGATTGGATGACGAACCAGAAGGCAGAGCTAGAGGCGACCGGACTTCAGCCGAGTAACAATCTCGAAGCAGCCGTTATTCAGAGGATCCCGTCCGGCCAATACACGGCCCAGCTGCGCGGGAAACCTGAAACCACAGGCATTGGAACCGTTGAGGTTTATTTTCTTCCGTAA